From the genome of bacterium:
AAAATGAGAAGGGTATCGACCAGAAAGAATGCCATCTCCGGCAGGTTGAGATCATCCGGATTCTCATCGGGTATAGGCTCCAGAGAGCGGACATAATCATAACTGATATATCCTACTGCACCTCCGGAGAATCGCGGCAGTCCAGGCACCGGAACCGGGTGAAACCTGCTCATCAGTTCTTTTAAGACCGCAAGGGGGTTAGGGGTGGAAATCACCGTGCCTGGCCGGGATCTCTCCTGGATTTTCACCTCTCCCTTATGGCCGAGAATAACGGTGACCGGATCGGATCCGAGGAAAGAATAGCGGGCGATCTTTTCGCCACCCTCGACACTTTCCAGCAGAAAGGATTTCCCGCTGTCGATTTTCCTGAAGGCCGACACCGGAGTATCCAGATCAGCACAGATTTCACGGTAGACAGGGATGAGATTACCCCGCAAGGCCATTTTTTGAAACTCTCCTTTATCCGGGTAATACATATATTCTCGCTTATCTCCAAATTGGTGTTAGATTAATGATGGCAAATAGTCGAAAAACCCTAAAAACAAAAAAGCCATAGAATCCTTGATCTTATGAGGACCCTATGGCTATGCGTGCCTTTCATTGAATCAGGCAGCCAGAGGGGGCCTCTCCCGCCAGGAACGCCATCCCGCCTGCCTGATAAGATATTTATATCCCGTAAAATTCATTTTTGTTCCCTTTTTGATTATAACAAAGAGTTTTTCTCAATAAATAGTAGCCAAATCCCTCTGTTCTGTCAAGGGATAATTCGGCACGTCATAAGAAAAATGGGCTGCATTTTCTCTGGATATACATCTCGCGACCCTGATATCCTGCTCGGGGTGCAAGTATTTACACGCTATGAATTTTTTTTCATAGTCCACAACCTCTTGAATTGATAACATAAAAACCATAGTTATCGCCTGGTGAAACATTTTTCATAAACTTTGGTATCGTATTTTTTTCCGGCAGCGGAAATTTTTATTCACCTTTATCCGCAAGATGCCATAATGCAAGCCTCTTAACTCCGTCTTTTAAAGATATGGCAGAGTCATGGTCTCATCATTATAAGGTCTATCGGCAGGCATACATATTGCATATGTCTTTGTTCAGTTTTCCTATAATTTTATACCCTAGATAATAATGAATGATTATTTCATTCTTATTTTTTACATCAGGAACGGGCAAGCTCTTGAAATGCCTGGCAGCTTTGAGGAGGAGGTGAATTCGTCGAGTCGCTAATCCGCAAATAGACATAATTATCATGAATTATCAATGAGCATAGCAGCGCGTGATATATCCTTGGAAGGATATTCATCGAGGAGGGAACTTAATGAAAAAAATATGGTTTTTGAAGGCGTTGGGAATAGGCCTGTTTCTTTTGACTATGTTTTTCTTTACGGGCAGTCAGCTCCTGGCGGCCACCACTGACACCTATATAGAATTCGACGACATCGATGAGGCATCTCGATACATCCAATGGGAGATCGAAGCGGCAAAGACGTATGATGTGGTGGTCTACATGGTTGATGATGCAGGTGACGATTTTACGATAACTTTCAAAGCGGTGGATAACACCACTACCGTGTATTCAATCCCGTCATCTGACTCATATGTCGTTAACATCGGGACAGGTTTCTTCAATGCTACGGCTGCGACCCGAGAGACTTATGAGGCAGACCTGAGTGATCTCACGTCGAGAAACTTTGCCATCCTGATGGGAACACATTTCTACACTCCCGGAGATCCACAGGCCAAGGTTGAAAAAATCCGCATTTACGGTGATGACTTCATACTCTATTCAATTGCCCTGGCCAATAATTCCAACTTTACCAGCCCGGACTGGATAGTCGATGATTCTGATTTTGCCACTATTAATACTATCCAGAAGTTTAAAGATGCTAATGGCGATTTATCCGATACCACGAATATCAACTTCCAACCCTCCTATATGTACGTGACCAAGAAGACAGCCACCAGTCAGACGGCGACCGATCCATATGCAGCATATTATGCATACTATGGCTATCCGCCAACTACGGCCGGCGGTGGTACGAGTGCATATCCCTATGGGGCTTATCCCTATGCGACTAACCCCTATTCGGCCGATCCCCGGTACGCACAGGCTTATGGTGCCTACTATGGGCAGTATCCTTATGGTTATGGCCAATATCCTTCTGCGTACGGGTATCCCTCTGGTTACGGCCAGTATCCCACGTCCGGTTACGGCCAGTATCCGACCCCATATGGCCAGTATCCGACCCCATATGGCCAGTATCCCACGTCCGGCTACGGGCAGTATCCGACAAGCGGCTACGGGCAGTATCCGACAAGCGGCTACGGGCAATATCCCGCGACTGGCTACGGACAGCAATATGCCGCTGGCTACGGGCAGCAGCTCTATCCCGGCTACGGGCAGCAGCCTGGCTATGGGATGTATGGGCTGATGAATCCTGGCTTGGGACTTGGACTTCAGACTGCCGGATTGACCATGCCTGCTCTGTATCCGCCCCTGGGTCTGTCTATTCCCCCGGTGGGCCTGAATGCAGGATTGGGTTTTGATCCCTTCGGATTTGGTCTTGGGCTGACCGGCCTTGGAGCTTTTGATCCCCTGAGCATAGCCGCTCTGGCGAACGGAGTCGGCGGCCTTGGGATGTTTGGATTGGGCCTGTTCTAATCCTTATTTTTGACTGTTACCCTTTATGGTACGGGGGATAAGGATGACTGATATCAGTCATCCTTATCCCCCGTATTTATTTTGTCCCCTTAAATAATTCCTTCTGAATCCGGAATATACTCTGGTAAACTACATCTCCGACAACCTGCAGGCTGTCCGCACTGAGCTTGTCCAGGGTATCCTGAGCCGTATGCCAATAGACGCCCGGCGGTTCGCTTCCGCCATACTGAAAGTCGATGATATCCACAGCGGGGATTCCTGCCTGAAGATACGGCCAATGGTCATCCATGACCATCTGGCTGCATTCCCGGAAGTACTTTTGGTAATTCATCTCCGAAGCAACAGACCATATCTGGTCCTGGAGCCATGTGGTTGAATATTTCTCCCGGCAGATGGTAAGGTCTTTATCGCCAATCATGTCCAGAAGAATCACCGACCGGATCCGGGGAAGCATCCTCTTCGCCAGAAGCTGGCTGGCAAGATAGCGGCTGCCATAGAGGCTGTCATCAGGAGACCATTGAATGAATGCCTCTTCACCATCAAAAAAGACAAACCAGAGCGTACAGTCAAGGTCTTTGCGGACCTTTCCCAGGGCTGTAGCCAATTCCAGCAGCAGGCCTGTTCCGGAGCAGCCGTCATTTGCTCCTACAAAATCAAACTCGGTAAAGAGCTTGGTTTCATAATGCGTGGCCAGCAGAATGATATCCTCCCGCTTTCCTGCCAGCGCTCCGATAATATTTTTCATCGGTATGCCGCCGATCGGGGTGGAAGCGGTAAAACTCTGTTCGCTGATCGAACATCCCGCCTCTGTCAGGGTACTCTTGATGTATCGCTGAACTTCTTCCAATGCCTTTGAACCCGAAGGATGGGGGCCAAAACCTGCGACTTTCTCAACGTGCTGCCAGGCTCTCCGGCCATCGACCGGGCTTTGGCGGGATGTTTTTTGACATCCGCTGAAGCATATGATCATTATCCAGGAAGATATGAGAGAGAAAAAAATTGCCACGGTCATCACTCTGTGTTGTTTACCGGCAGGATTCATCCGGAAATTGCCGATCATCGGTAGTTCCTCCATCAGGTTGAATGCGGTTATAGTATGGTAATCAGAAAAAAGGTGAAAAACATGATTTAATCGTTATACCATAAATTTTGCCATT
Proteins encoded in this window:
- a CDS encoding M28 family peptidase, producing the protein MIICFSGCQKTSRQSPVDGRRAWQHVEKVAGFGPHPSGSKALEEVQRYIKSTLTEAGCSISEQSFTASTPIGGIPMKNIIGALAGKREDIILLATHYETKLFTEFDFVGANDGCSGTGLLLELATALGKVRKDLDCTLWFVFFDGEEAFIQWSPDDSLYGSRYLASQLLAKRMLPRIRSVILLDMIGDKDLTICREKYSTTWLQDQIWSVASEMNYQKYFRECSQMVMDDHWPYLQAGIPAVDIIDFQYGGSEPPGVYWHTAQDTLDKLSADSLQVVGDVVYQSIFRIQKELFKGTK